The genomic segment GCAGAGGCACTTGAAATAGTAAAACAACACACATTAAACCTGATTATCAGCGATGTCAAAATGCCGGTAATGGATGGTTATGAACTTGTCAAAAAATTGAGAGAAGTCTCAGAGACATCAGGTATACCTATTCTGCTCCTTACCGGGAATGAACTGGTAAGGGTGTCACCGGAAGAACTTGAATATCCACCGGACGATTACCTTTCAAAACCATTCAACGCAGGGGATCTCATGCCAAAAATAAAAAAACTTCTCTCATCTCCTGAATAATGAAACTTAACGGCCAAAATGCTTCATGGAAGACCATGGCGCCGGTTGTGTTCATGGTGCTTGTCATCTTCGTTGAATATATCGGCCTCTTTAATGGCATAAATAATTATTTTTATGACCTTTTCTTCAGGCTTCGAGGATCTGGAGAATTATCAAATAAACCTATAATCATTGCTATAGACAACAAAACTCTTGAAAAACTCGGTAGATGGCCCCTGAAGAGGCTTTATTATGCGTCTCTTCTAAGATGGCTGAAAGAAGCTGACACGGTTGCCTTTGATATTATCATGACAGAGCCTTCAAAGGATGATGCAGCAGTTGCAGAGGCTATAAGGCAGCATGGAAAGGTAGTGCTGCCCGTCCTCATCGACGACGGGATTGCCATAAAATACCCTGTTATATCTTTTGCTCCTGACCTTACAGGACACGTCCATCTGGAACAGGACATTGACGGGGTTGTACGCGAGGTTTATCATACGCTCCTTCATGAGCGTACCCCCATAAAATCTTTTTCATCAGTCGTTTATGAGACTGCCACAGGTAAAACAGTAAGAAGAGTTCCTCATGAACATTTTCAAGGACAAAAAGCCAACATTGTCCAGCTTGACAGGATGAATATTAATTACTGCGGCGAGCCGGGCACATTCGAAAGAATAAGTTTATCCGATATTCTTGAAGGAATATATCCACCATCTTTCTTTAAAAATAGAATTTGCCTTATCGGCATCACTGCAACAGGTGTCGGCGATATCATGCTGACACCTTTTTCACAGGAGCGAAAAAATATGCCGGGCATTGAAGTCCATGCAAACATCCTCAACACCCTTCTTCTCGGAAATGCAATCCATATTACCCCTTATTGGGCAAGATGGCTTCTGGCTATTTTTCTTGCGCTTTCCTCTTCCCTTTTTTTCATAAAAATTAACGAACTGCGCGCAGCTATCTTGGCCTTAGGCATTCTTTTATGTATTGCAGTAATTATATATATACTGTTTTCAACGTTCAATGTCTGGCTTGCCCCTTCAATATTCTTTTTTACCGTTCTCTCTACCTTCATAATCGGCTATGCCTTCAAATTTAAGGATGCTGTTATCAAGCTTGACCTGGCATACATGACTGTTATACCTCACTTGAGGTGGTACAATTACATTGAGAACCAAAAACAATTCGATAAGGGAATAAGGGGATTGCTTACCCCTGGAGGTATTTACTCTAAAGCGCAACTTCTGTCTGATATTACAAGCCAACTCATTTTCGAAAAGGAGCTTACAGACAGAGCTATTTTCAGCGATATTCAGGCTGTAATTCTTTTCGGACCTGACAGGGCAACCGTCCTTGCAAATAACCTTGCAATTGCCTTATATAAAGAAAATTCACTTGATATGTCATCCATTGATGCAATGACAAAAGGGATGGCGCCTTTTATATTAGACAAACCTGATATTGACAGTTTCCTGGAGCGGCTCTACTCCGGTGATAATCGCATAACCTTTAACGTTTTTATCCCATTGCCGGAGAAAAGATACTTTAAGGTCGATGCGTCATTGCTCTCAATTGAAGAAAAAAAATATACCCTTTTTATATTTTCCGATATTACAAAAATTAAAGAACTGGAGATATTCAAGGGACATGTAGTCTCTCTTGTATCACATGAAATAAAAACACCCATGACATCCATACAGGGATTCGGTGAAATTTTATTCGACAGCCTTGAGGGAGAGATGAAAGAGTTCGCCGGTATTATCCATAGAGAATCGGAAAGGCTTATCCGGTTTCTGAACACATTCCTTGACATATCAAGGATTGAAGAAGGCAGGCAGATAATAAAGATTACATCCACTACCATTCCGGATATTGTGGAAGAAGTAGTGCTTGAGCTAAAAGCAATCGCCGGGGAAAAGAACATAACAATAGGTTCGGAAATACCTGGAGAAACAAATCCAGTGATGATTGATAGAGATCTCACCAAGCAGTGTCTTGTAAACCTTGTAGAAAATGCTATCAAATACAGCCCCCAGGGGGGAAATGTTACAATAAGGCTTATTGAAGACATTGAACAAATACAGGTTGATATTGTAGACCATGGGATAGGCATACGAGAAAAAGATATCGACAGGATATTTGATAAATTTTATCGGGCAGCATCCGATGGTACTGAGAATATAAAAGGCTCGGGCCTTGGTCTGACCTTTGTAAAAGAAGTGATAGAGGCACAGGGCGGGAAGGTGTCGGTAGAAAGCAGGCCCGGCAAAGGATCAAAATTCTCAATCATATTTTCAAAAAAAGGAGGGTTTGATGAAAAAAATTCTGATTGTAGACGATAATCCACATTTAATCACATACATGGGAAAAAAACTCAGTGAGGCCGGACATGAAGTTGTAACTGAATCAACGGGTATGTCAGCCGTTAATAGATTGGCGGATTATGCTCCTGATATTATTTTTCTCGATTATTTTCTTCCGAATATTAATGGCGATAAGCTTTGTCAGATTTTCCGTAAGATGGAGCATTTAAAAAATACATACATAGTTATCATGTCTGCCGCAGCAAAGGAGTTGGAGCTTAATCCAACAAAAATAGGCGCTAATGCTTCAATTGCAAAAGGGATTTTTAAAGAAACAGCCGAACATTTTTTCTCTGCCATAGCAGATGCGGAAAAACCCTTCAACGACAAGCAGGAGCATGAAATTATCGGTATTGAATCTGTGTACCCCCGACAGATGACTATAGAGCTTTTGCGAAAAAATCACCATCTACAAACAATATTGGACAGCATTTCAGAAGGGATAGTTGAGATTTATCGCGGACAGATTGTTTATGCTAATCCTGCTGCTGTAACAATTCTTGAAAAACAACAGGACATTCTTTTGGCAACTTATCCATCGGCTTTGTTTGACGAGCCCGAACGATCCAAGGTCGAATCAGTGATGGGATCAAATTGTGATAGCTGCATCACCATAAAAAGGAAGGGATCTCTGCAAACCGAAGATAAAATATTATCCATCAAAAAACTGCCGATTCAAGACGACAACAATACAATTATCTTTTTAATAGCTGATATCACAGAACAGACACGCGCAGATGAGGCAATACGGGTCTATCAAAACCATCTTGAAGCTTTAGTTGAAGAACGCACCAATGATTTGAAGCGCGCCAATGAAAAACTTCAACAAATTCAAAAGATGGAAGCCATTGGAATTATAGCAGGTGGAGTTGCCCATGACCTCAATAATATTCTGACAGGCATTGTAGGTTATCCCGATATTCTGTTACTTAAACTGCCGGAGGACAGTCCTTTAAGGAAGATTGTATTATCTATTAAGGAATCAGGGAAAAAGGCTGCGGCGGTGGTGCAGGATCTGTTGACCATGGCAAGAAGAGGGGTAACCATAAATGATATAGTCAATTTGAATACAATAATTTCCGATTATTTGAGCAGTCCTGAATATGAAAAACTAACATTTTTTCACCCGACAGTTTATTTAGAAACAAATCTTGATGGTAATCCGTTAAACATCTCAGGCTCTCCGATACATCTCTCAAAGACCATCATGAACCTGGTATCCAATGCAGCCGAAGCCATGCCCAACGGTGGCAAAATCCTTATATCAACTGAGAATATATATATGGAGAAGGGAATAAAAACAACTACCGGCAATAAAGAAGTTGCGGAAGGGGATTATGTGCTGCTTACTGTTTCTGATACCGGTGTAGGCATATCCCAGGAAGACATTGAGAAAATATTTAATCCTTTTTATACAAAAAAGATGATGGGGAGAAGTGGGACAGGCTTAGGGATGACAGTCGTCTGGGGTACAGTTGAAGATCATAAAGGATATATCGACGTTAAAAGTACTATAGGACAGGGAACAATATTTTTTCTTTACTTCCATGCGACAAGACAAGAACAAATAAAAAAAAGAGCTCAAATATCTATTGAAGAATATAAAGGAAAAGGCGAGTCGATACTGGTTGTTGATGACGTGGAAAAACAGAGACAAATGGTATCGATGATTCTGACAACATTAGGGTATTCTGTATCAACAGTTTCCAGCGGAGAAGAAGCTGTTGAATATACGAAAAATAATCAAATTGATTTAATCATTCTTGACATGGTTATGGATCCCGGTATTGATGGCCTTGAAACATTTAAACAAATCCATGAATTCCGTCCTGACCAGAAGGCTATTATAGCCAGTGGTTATTCCGAAGAAGAACATGTGGCAAAAAGCTTGAACTTGGGCATCGGACAATATATAAAAAAGCCATACACTTTAGAAAATATTGGTATAGCCGTAAGACAAGAGCTCGACAAAAACTGATATCAAATCTTCCCGGACTTCTGTTGAATGCGGGTTATATTAAGCCGTATTCAACTTCATGCATCTCTTTTATAAAAGAGACCTTTAAAAAATTCTAAAAATGCCGTCATTAAGCCTGCCCCGGAGTGCTGGTGCCCGCTTGCGGGTGATCCGGGGGTGGGAATATGTTTCCAGAAGTAAATGAACTACACCGAAGCAGAGCTGTGATGTATCTATTGATTGAATACACTGGATGTTGCTTGCACAAGTATGACAGAAAACGGCAATCAGGATCCTTTTGCAAAGGTCTCATAAAATAATTAGATTTTTTTTATTATTTTATTGATACAGTTCACCTTATATGATATTAAAATAGAATTATGTTACTTATTATTACATTTTATACTATTTTATTACTTATAATAACTATTTGAATATAACTCGACTGTTTGATTGCATGAAAAACAAATGCAAAAATAATCAAAATAAATCAAGGAGGAAATAATGAGTATTAAGACAATTGGTGTTTTAGGCGCCGGAACAATGGGAAACGGGATTGCCCAGATAGCTGCCCAGGCAGGCTATGACGTTGTAATGAGAGATATCGATGACAAATTTGTAGAAAAGGGCCTCAAGAGTATTGACAAATTTCTCGCTAAAAGCGTTGAAAAAGGGAAAATAACAGCAGAAGTCAAAGATGCTGTCATGGGAAAAATCAAAGGCACAACCAGGATGGAAGACCTGAAAGGCGCAGATTATGTTGTCGAGGTTGTTTTCGAA from the Pseudomonadota bacterium genome contains:
- a CDS encoding response regulator codes for the protein MSDSLRKILIVDDDRDIRLLLNFILSKAGYTVVQAVNGAEALEIVKQHTLNLIISDVKMPVMDGYELVKKLREVSETSGIPILLLTGNELVRVSPEELEYPPDDYLSKPFNAGDLMPKIKKLLSSPE
- a CDS encoding CHASE2 domain-containing protein, translated to MKLNGQNASWKTMAPVVFMVLVIFVEYIGLFNGINNYFYDLFFRLRGSGELSNKPIIIAIDNKTLEKLGRWPLKRLYYASLLRWLKEADTVAFDIIMTEPSKDDAAVAEAIRQHGKVVLPVLIDDGIAIKYPVISFAPDLTGHVHLEQDIDGVVREVYHTLLHERTPIKSFSSVVYETATGKTVRRVPHEHFQGQKANIVQLDRMNINYCGEPGTFERISLSDILEGIYPPSFFKNRICLIGITATGVGDIMLTPFSQERKNMPGIEVHANILNTLLLGNAIHITPYWARWLLAIFLALSSSLFFIKINELRAAILALGILLCIAVIIYILFSTFNVWLAPSIFFFTVLSTFIIGYAFKFKDAVIKLDLAYMTVIPHLRWYNYIENQKQFDKGIRGLLTPGGIYSKAQLLSDITSQLIFEKELTDRAIFSDIQAVILFGPDRATVLANNLAIALYKENSLDMSSIDAMTKGMAPFILDKPDIDSFLERLYSGDNRITFNVFIPLPEKRYFKVDASLLSIEEKKYTLFIFSDITKIKELEIFKGHVVSLVSHEIKTPMTSIQGFGEILFDSLEGEMKEFAGIIHRESERLIRFLNTFLDISRIEEGRQIIKITSTTIPDIVEEVVLELKAIAGEKNITIGSEIPGETNPVMIDRDLTKQCLVNLVENAIKYSPQGGNVTIRLIEDIEQIQVDIVDHGIGIREKDIDRIFDKFYRAASDGTENIKGSGLGLTFVKEVIEAQGGKVSVESRPGKGSKFSIIFSKKGGFDEKNSDCRR
- a CDS encoding response regulator, which codes for MKKILIVDDNPHLITYMGKKLSEAGHEVVTESTGMSAVNRLADYAPDIIFLDYFLPNINGDKLCQIFRKMEHLKNTYIVIMSAAAKELELNPTKIGANASIAKGIFKETAEHFFSAIADAEKPFNDKQEHEIIGIESVYPRQMTIELLRKNHHLQTILDSISEGIVEIYRGQIVYANPAAVTILEKQQDILLATYPSALFDEPERSKVESVMGSNCDSCITIKRKGSLQTEDKILSIKKLPIQDDNNTIIFLIADITEQTRADEAIRVYQNHLEALVEERTNDLKRANEKLQQIQKMEAIGIIAGGVAHDLNNILTGIVGYPDILLLKLPEDSPLRKIVLSIKESGKKAAAVVQDLLTMARRGVTINDIVNLNTIISDYLSSPEYEKLTFFHPTVYLETNLDGNPLNISGSPIHLSKTIMNLVSNAAEAMPNGGKILISTENIYMEKGIKTTTGNKEVAEGDYVLLTVSDTGVGISQEDIEKIFNPFYTKKMMGRSGTGLGMTVVWGTVEDHKGYIDVKSTIGQGTIFFLYFHATRQEQIKKRAQISIEEYKGKGESILVVDDVEKQRQMVSMILTTLGYSVSTVSSGEEAVEYTKNNQIDLIILDMVMDPGIDGLETFKQIHEFRPDQKAIIASGYSEEEHVAKSLNLGIGQYIKKPYTLENIGIAVRQELDKN